A genomic segment from Gossypium hirsutum isolate 1008001.06 chromosome D04, Gossypium_hirsutum_v2.1, whole genome shotgun sequence encodes:
- the LOC121215919 gene encoding amino-acid permease BAT1 homolog isoform X1, which translates to MGVPSHTVENGSVLVDSGQSRLRELGYKQELKRDLSVFSNFAFSFSIISVLTGITTLYNTGLTFGGPISLVYGWFIAGGFTMFVGLSMAEICSSYPTSGGLYYWSARLAGRNWAPFASWFTGWFNIVGQWAVTTSVDFSLAQLIQVIILLSTGGKNGGGYEASKYVVIAFHGAILSMHAIINSLPISVLSFFGQLAAVWNLLGVVLLMILIPSVATERASAKFVFTHFNTDNGEGINSKVYIFVLGLLMSQYTLTGYDASAHMTEETKNADKNGPKGIISAIGISIIFGWGYLLGITFAVTDIPYLLSEDNDAGGYAIAEIFYLAFKNRYGSGVGGIICLGVIAIAIFFCGMSSVTSNSRMVYAFSRDGAMPLSSLWHKVNKQEVPINAVWLSAFISFCMALTSLGSLVAFQAMVSIATIGLYIAYALPIFFRVSLGRKSFVPGPFNLGRYGVVVGWIAVLWVATISVLFSLPVAYPVTSETLNYTPVAVGGLLFITVSWWIVSARHWFTGPITNI; encoded by the exons ATGGGTGTTCCATCTCATACAGTTGAAAATGGGAGCGTTTTGGTGGATTCAGGGCAGTCCCGTCTCAGAGAGCTTGGCTACAAACAAGAGCTCAAGCGTGATTTATC GGTGTTTTCGAATTTTGCGTTTTCATTTTCCATCATATCAGTGCTTACTGGTATCACCACACTCTACAACACTGGGTTGACTTTTGGTGGACCAATCTCTTTGGTTTATGGTTGGTTTATAGCTGGTGGGTTTACCATGTTTGTTGGGTTATCAATGGCTGAAATCTGTTCCTCTTACCCAACTTCTGGTGGCCTTTATTATTGGAGTGCTAGGCTTGCTGGCCGAAATTGGGCACCCTTTGCCTCTTGGTTCACTGGCTG GTTCAATATTGTTGGTCAG TGGGCTGTTACAACAAGTGTAGATTTCTCACTTGCACAACTGATTCAGGTGATAATTCTCCTTAGCACAGGTGGAAAAAATGGTGGTGGATATGAGGCATCTAAATATGTAGTGATTGCTTTCCATGGGGCAATTCTATCTATGCATGCTATAATAAACAGTCTTCCCATTTCAGTTTTATCTTTCTTTGGGCAGCTAGCTGCTGTATGGAATCTTCTAG GTGTTGTTCTTCTTATGATCCTCATACCCTCAGTTGCTACGGAGAGGGCTAGTGCCAAGTTTGTGTTCACTCATTTCAACACTGATAATGGAGAGGGAATAAACAGTAAAGTCTATATTTTTGTTCTTGGGCTTCTTATGAGTCAATATACCCTTACTGGATATGATGCATCTGCTCATATG ACAGAGGAAACCAAGAATGCTGATAAGAATGGACCAAAAGGAATAATTAGTGCCATTGGGATATCTATTATTTTTGGATGGGGTTACCTACTCGGTATTACCTTTGCAGTTACCGACATCCCATATCTTTTGAGTGAAGATAATGATGCCGGAGGCTATGCTATCGCTGAAATATTTTACCTTGCATTTAAGAATAGATATGGCAGTGGTGTTGGGGGAATTATTTGCTTGGGAGTGATTGCAATTGCCATATTCTTTTGCGGTATGAGTTCCGTTACTAGCAACTCAAG GATGGTTTATGCGTTCTCGAGAGACGGTGCCATGCCATTGTCATCTTTATGGCATAAAGTAAACAAGCAGGAGGTTCCTATAAATGCAGTTTGGCTCTCTGCATTTATCTCCTTTTGTATGGCACTAACG TCTCTAGGAAGCTTGGTGGCATTTCAGGCCATGGTATCTATTGCAACAATAGGACTATACATCGCTTACGCCCTACCAATATTCTTTAGGGTAAGCTTGGGTCGGAAATCGTTTGTCCCAGGACCCTTCAACCTCGGGCGCTATGGAGTGGTGGTTGGTTGGATCGCAGTGCTATGGGTGGCGACCATCTCGGTCCTATTCTCATTGCCTGTTGCCTATCCAGTCACCTCTGAGACACTCAACTACACGCCTGTTGCTGTTGGTGGTCTGCTTTTTATTACTGTTTCTTGGTGGATCGTTAGTGCTCGACATTGGTTTACTGGTCCCATTACCAACATATAA
- the LOC121215919 gene encoding amino-acid permease BAT1 homolog isoform X2, whose amino-acid sequence MGVPSHTVENGSVLVDSGQSRLRELGYKQELKRDLSVFSNFAFSFSIISVLTGITTLYNTGLTFGGPISLVYGWFIAGGFTMFVGLSMAEICSSYPTSGGLYYWSARLAGRNWAPFASWFTGWFNIVGQWAVTTSVDFSLAQLIQVIILLSTGVVLLMILIPSVATERASAKFVFTHFNTDNGEGINSKVYIFVLGLLMSQYTLTGYDASAHMTEETKNADKNGPKGIISAIGISIIFGWGYLLGITFAVTDIPYLLSEDNDAGGYAIAEIFYLAFKNRYGSGVGGIICLGVIAIAIFFCGMSSVTSNSRMVYAFSRDGAMPLSSLWHKVNKQEVPINAVWLSAFISFCMALTSLGSLVAFQAMVSIATIGLYIAYALPIFFRVSLGRKSFVPGPFNLGRYGVVVGWIAVLWVATISVLFSLPVAYPVTSETLNYTPVAVGGLLFITVSWWIVSARHWFTGPITNI is encoded by the exons ATGGGTGTTCCATCTCATACAGTTGAAAATGGGAGCGTTTTGGTGGATTCAGGGCAGTCCCGTCTCAGAGAGCTTGGCTACAAACAAGAGCTCAAGCGTGATTTATC GGTGTTTTCGAATTTTGCGTTTTCATTTTCCATCATATCAGTGCTTACTGGTATCACCACACTCTACAACACTGGGTTGACTTTTGGTGGACCAATCTCTTTGGTTTATGGTTGGTTTATAGCTGGTGGGTTTACCATGTTTGTTGGGTTATCAATGGCTGAAATCTGTTCCTCTTACCCAACTTCTGGTGGCCTTTATTATTGGAGTGCTAGGCTTGCTGGCCGAAATTGGGCACCCTTTGCCTCTTGGTTCACTGGCTG GTTCAATATTGTTGGTCAG TGGGCTGTTACAACAAGTGTAGATTTCTCACTTGCACAACTGATTCAGGTGATAATTCTCCTTAGCACAG GTGTTGTTCTTCTTATGATCCTCATACCCTCAGTTGCTACGGAGAGGGCTAGTGCCAAGTTTGTGTTCACTCATTTCAACACTGATAATGGAGAGGGAATAAACAGTAAAGTCTATATTTTTGTTCTTGGGCTTCTTATGAGTCAATATACCCTTACTGGATATGATGCATCTGCTCATATG ACAGAGGAAACCAAGAATGCTGATAAGAATGGACCAAAAGGAATAATTAGTGCCATTGGGATATCTATTATTTTTGGATGGGGTTACCTACTCGGTATTACCTTTGCAGTTACCGACATCCCATATCTTTTGAGTGAAGATAATGATGCCGGAGGCTATGCTATCGCTGAAATATTTTACCTTGCATTTAAGAATAGATATGGCAGTGGTGTTGGGGGAATTATTTGCTTGGGAGTGATTGCAATTGCCATATTCTTTTGCGGTATGAGTTCCGTTACTAGCAACTCAAG GATGGTTTATGCGTTCTCGAGAGACGGTGCCATGCCATTGTCATCTTTATGGCATAAAGTAAACAAGCAGGAGGTTCCTATAAATGCAGTTTGGCTCTCTGCATTTATCTCCTTTTGTATGGCACTAACG TCTCTAGGAAGCTTGGTGGCATTTCAGGCCATGGTATCTATTGCAACAATAGGACTATACATCGCTTACGCCCTACCAATATTCTTTAGGGTAAGCTTGGGTCGGAAATCGTTTGTCCCAGGACCCTTCAACCTCGGGCGCTATGGAGTGGTGGTTGGTTGGATCGCAGTGCTATGGGTGGCGACCATCTCGGTCCTATTCTCATTGCCTGTTGCCTATCCAGTCACCTCTGAGACACTCAACTACACGCCTGTTGCTGTTGGTGGTCTGCTTTTTATTACTGTTTCTTGGTGGATCGTTAGTGCTCGACATTGGTTTACTGGTCCCATTACCAACATATAA